Proteins encoded by one window of Nicotiana tabacum cultivar K326 chromosome 10, ASM71507v2, whole genome shotgun sequence:
- the LOC142165196 gene encoding uncharacterized protein LOC142165196, with the protein MSDIANVDKKTYDYLMEEPPERWARSCSPQRRYDMLTTNIVESMNSVLLEARELPILRMMDFIQVKLQHWFYERRNKAEGTFYDVSCWVEEELKNRIDLAFTLNVFPVDSWRSRVEKEGITFLVDLNKRTCDCFQFQLDELPCIHVIAAIEKRNIKKSDFCSHWYLKESWLKTYERQIHLVGHTVSWIVPESVKSQIVKPPDFKVPPGRRQKKRHIPATEPLKIIFKCGHCRRIGHNRTACIYSPALHPFSRKHREE; encoded by the exons ATGTCAGATATTGCAAATGTAGATAAGAAAACTTATGACTACTTGATGGAAGAACCACCGGAAAGATGGGCACGTTCTTGTAGTCCACAACGAAGAtatgacatgctcacaacaaaTATAGTTGAGTCGATGAATTCAGTGCTATTAGAAGCAAGGGAGCTTCCTATACTAAGAATGATGGATTTCATTCAAGTGAAACTACAACATTGgttttatgaaagaagaaataaagcaGAAGGAACATTTTATGATGTTTCTTGTTGGGTAGAGGAGGAATTGAAGAACAGAATAGATTTAGCATTTACTTTGAAC GTCTTCCCTGTTGATTCATGGCGTTCTAGAGTTGAAAAAGAAGGAATAACTTTCTTGGTGGacttaaacaaaagaacatgtgattgtTTTCAATTTCAACTTGATGAATTACCATGCATACATGTAATTGCAGCTATCGAGAAGAGAAACATCAAGAAGTCTGACTTTTGTTCGCACTGGTACTTAAAGGAATCTTGGCTGAAAACATATGAAAGACAAATACATCTTGTAGGACATACTGTTTCATGGATTGTACCAGAGAGTGTTAAGTCACAAATTGTTAAACCTCCAGATTTCAAAGTGCCACCAGGTAGAAGGCAAAAGAAAAGGCATATTCCTGCTACCGAGCcattaaaaataatattcaaaTGTGGTCATTGCAGAAGAATTGGTCATAATAGAACAGCTTGTATATATTCTCCGGCACTCCATCCATTTTCAAGAAAGCATAGAGAAGAGTAG
- the LOC142165197 gene encoding uncharacterized protein LOC142165197: MVEAQPLNEEVHQTFDSIQVEGQSIIEIDNEQALGIQVLESAPVIEVVADKTCTQITKRRSNLKQKESPTTILRENASLDQIKVGSVFDKKKSIINCFSNVAIKGHFEFKVVRPSSTRYSLTCNDDRCRWCVRAFRIKDSTLFKIVKLEKKHDCSVNTRKADHRHATSKLISGYIIDNLRDPRFEVTPAFVMAEMQKLHGLDIGYHKAWRAIQHASALIRGSPEENYELLCSYLYMMTSKNPGTYTNIKIDDNNRFLYMFYAYGSSIAGWNHCRPVIAIDATFLKSKYRGVLMISVSKDANNQIFPLAFGIAESENNNSYEWYFSQLRNAIGSHENLIFLSDRHQAIANGIVKVYPESHYGICIYHLEHNLK, from the exons ATGGTTGAAGCTCAACCATTAAATGAAGAGGTGCATCAAACATTTGAttctattcaagtagaaggacaaAGCATTATAGAGATTGACAACGAACAAGCTTTGGGTATTCAAGTCTTAGAGAGTGCACCGGTAATCGAAGTAGTTGCTGACAAAACCTGCACTCAAATAACTAAACGAAGatcaaatttgaaacaaaaagaatccccaactacgATATTAAGAGAAAATGCTTCTTTGGATCAAATAAAAGTCGGATCAGTATTTGACAAGAAGAAGAGcataattaattgtttttctaaTGTAGCAATCAAAGGACATTTTGAATTCAAAGTTGTTAGACCAAGCTCAACAAGATATTCATTGACATGCAATGATGATAGGTGTCGTTGGTGTGTACGtgctttcagaattaaagacTCAACATTATTCAAGATAGTAAAGCTTGAGAAAAAGCATGACTGCTCTGTTAACACTAGGAAAGCAGATCATAGGCATGCTACTTCAAAGTTGATTAGTGGTTACATTATCGATAATCTTCGGGACCCAAGATTTGAAGTTACACCAGCTTTTGTCATGGCAGAGATGCAAAAATTGCATGGACTAGACATTGGATATCACAAGGCGTGGCGTGCTATTCAACATGCTTCCGCTTTAATAAGAGGAAGTCCCGAAGAAAATTATGAATTATTGTgttcatacttgtatatgatGACAAGTAAAAACCCGGGAACTTATACTAACATAAAGATAGACGACAACAACAG gtttctttatatgttttacGCATATGGATCATCGATAGCTGGTTGGAATCATTGTAGACCAGTGATTGCTATTGATGCGACTTTTTTGAAGTCAAAATATCgtggtgttttaatgatttcagTTTCAAAAGATGCAAATAACCAAATTTTCCCATTAGCCTTTGGAATAGCAGAATCTGAAAACAACAATTCCTATGAGTGGTACTTTAGTCAGCTTCGCAATGCAATTGGGAGCCATgagaatttgatttttttatcaGACAGGCATCAAGCTATTGCAAATGGCATTGTAAAGGTATATCCTGAAAGCCATTATGGGATTTGCATCTATCATTTGGAGCATAACCTAAAGTGA